In Acidianus brierleyi, one genomic interval encodes:
- a CDS encoding peroxiredoxin gives MEQEFRIPLIGEKFPELEVDTTQGRIKLPDQYKGKWFVIFSHPGDFTPVCTTEFVSFAKKYEEFKSMNTELIGLSVDSNISHIEWVNWIEQNLKVEIPFPIIADPMGNVAKRLGMLHAESSTSTVRAVFIVDDKSTVRLIMYYPLELGRNINEIVRSVKALQIIDRTGSVMPANWPKNEIIGDNVLNPPPRNLKDAKLRLGQYKGFAWWMTYKEADKKDVEEAKKYI, from the coding sequence TTGGAACAAGAATTTAGAATACCTTTAATTGGTGAAAAATTCCCTGAATTAGAAGTAGACACCACACAAGGAAGAATAAAATTACCAGATCAGTATAAGGGCAAATGGTTTGTTATTTTTAGTCATCCAGGAGACTTTACACCAGTATGTACAACAGAATTCGTTTCATTCGCTAAAAAATATGAGGAATTCAAGAGCATGAATACCGAACTAATAGGATTATCAGTTGACAGTAATATTAGCCACATTGAGTGGGTAAACTGGATTGAACAAAACCTTAAAGTGGAAATACCTTTCCCCATAATAGCAGACCCTATGGGAAACGTTGCTAAGAGACTTGGAATGCTACACGCAGAGTCTTCAACTTCAACTGTAAGAGCAGTGTTCATTGTTGACGATAAATCCACTGTAAGATTAATCATGTACTATCCTCTAGAACTAGGAAGAAACATTAACGAAATAGTAAGAAGCGTTAAAGCTTTACAAATAATTGACAGAACTGGATCAGTAATGCCTGCTAATTGGCCAAAGAACGAAATTATAGGAGATAATGTACTTAATCCTCCACCTAGAAATTTGAAGGATGCTAAACTTAGGTTAGGGCAATACAAAGGATTTGCATGGTGGATGACTTACAAGGAAGCAGACAAAAAAGACGTTGAAGAAGCTAAAAAATACATCTAA
- a CDS encoding amidohydrolase family protein: protein MKIDVHQHLGIRDVKAKEIRELFDYVVLNPAYKYGCMCCVDGFYQQYLWNKGKDYLQLGIYNPKCRVPAEVELGRQYDKGIVGIVLNPINHDFELKEAWKVYQFAEDHSLPVFVCTGRGKGNPLELKNVVKEYKIRIVLMRLGYPQYINQAKEVIKESNIYGEISSVPIDLVKDFPKDKLIFGSCYPYIPLSIIKDKEILDNARKIINI from the coding sequence ATGAAGATAGATGTTCACCAACATTTAGGGATAAGAGATGTGAAAGCTAAGGAAATTAGAGAACTTTTCGACTACGTTGTTTTGAATCCAGCTTATAAATACGGATGTATGTGTTGTGTAGATGGGTTTTACCAACAATATTTATGGAATAAGGGAAAGGATTATCTTCAATTAGGTATTTATAACCCCAAATGCAGAGTTCCTGCAGAAGTTGAATTAGGAAGACAATACGACAAAGGCATTGTAGGAATTGTTCTTAACCCTATAAATCATGATTTTGAATTGAAAGAAGCATGGAAAGTTTATCAATTTGCTGAAGACCATAGTCTACCAGTTTTTGTATGTACGGGAAGAGGTAAAGGAAATCCTTTAGAATTAAAAAACGTTGTTAAGGAATATAAAATAAGGATAGTACTCATGAGATTAGGATATCCACAATACATAAATCAAGCTAAGGAAGTTATTAAAGAGAGTAATATATACGGTGAAATATCTTCGGTTCCAATTGATTTAGTTAAGGATTTTCCAAAAGATAAGTTAATTTTCGGTAGTTGTTACCCTTATATTCCTCTTTCAATAATTAAAGATAAAGAGATTCTCGATAATGCAAGGAAGATTATAAATATCTAG
- a CDS encoding APC family permease codes for MADNPERGKHLRKEINFFELFIIGLSGAVATAVFFSQVEMTAYAGPGSLIAWIIGILLYFTIGLTYIELSQTYPEAGGPSRYSIYSHGVVTNLINATADLIWYLFIPPIEAYATIEGLDFFFPQLLNKEDFPTLLGAIVGVIILIAYIPFNYYGIKVFARITAGFGSVKMIFYALPAIALIFLFSKPQNFTIYHGVLPFGIAGVFAAMPFAMFAFGGARVVPDFAEETKNKRNIIYALLFTILGQATVYILYDLALILTVKWSAFSITPGNWGGMSNIVGNPFVILASSYDLKVFLIIILIAAIAGPFLTGYIYMGSGSRVLLAMGRSKFMSSAVKQLHEKYAIPYWGLIIFAVVGALITFLFAPVPSIYGLISDSVVAGYLGFSTNPIALVVMRKQGVTKFRIPLGNVISAIAFVGSSLIVFWSGWPSVPYSVVLLAIATAVFATIGKSTKDFPEAIWYIMYIAFLTFMTYIGSDGALNIIPFIDSTIITAIVSLAVFYPWGIMSGLKKENYIEHENEIKSDTAL; via the coding sequence ATGGCAGACAATCCTGAAAGAGGAAAACATTTGAGAAAAGAAATCAACTTCTTTGAGTTATTTATTATCGGATTATCTGGAGCTGTAGCTACTGCAGTATTCTTCAGTCAAGTAGAAATGACAGCCTATGCTGGACCTGGAAGCTTAATAGCTTGGATAATTGGAATTCTTCTTTACTTTACCATTGGTTTAACGTACATAGAGCTATCTCAAACTTATCCAGAAGCTGGAGGGCCATCTCGATATTCTATTTATTCCCACGGAGTAGTAACTAACTTAATTAACGCTACCGCAGACCTTATATGGTACCTTTTTATCCCTCCTATAGAGGCTTACGCTACTATAGAGGGATTAGACTTTTTCTTTCCTCAACTTCTAAATAAGGAAGATTTTCCTACTCTCTTAGGCGCAATAGTGGGCGTCATCATTCTTATAGCATATATACCATTTAATTATTACGGGATAAAGGTATTTGCAAGGATTACTGCAGGATTTGGAAGCGTTAAAATGATATTTTACGCATTGCCTGCAATAGCTTTAATTTTTCTTTTCTCAAAACCTCAGAACTTCACAATCTACCATGGAGTTTTACCGTTTGGAATAGCAGGAGTATTTGCAGCAATGCCTTTTGCTATGTTTGCTTTTGGAGGCGCTAGAGTAGTTCCAGATTTTGCAGAAGAAACTAAAAATAAAAGGAATATTATTTATGCCCTATTGTTTACCATTTTAGGTCAAGCTACAGTTTATATATTGTATGACTTAGCGTTGATATTAACTGTAAAATGGAGTGCGTTTAGCATTACTCCGGGTAATTGGGGAGGTATGTCAAACATAGTGGGAAATCCTTTCGTTATATTAGCGTCTTCATATGATCTAAAAGTATTCCTTATAATCATATTGATAGCTGCAATAGCCGGACCTTTCCTTACTGGATACATTTACATGGGAAGCGGAAGCAGAGTACTTTTAGCAATGGGAAGATCTAAATTCATGAGTAGTGCAGTAAAACAATTACATGAAAAATATGCTATACCTTATTGGGGATTAATAATTTTTGCAGTAGTAGGAGCTCTAATTACCTTTTTGTTTGCTCCTGTACCTAGCATTTACGGTCTAATTTCTGACAGTGTTGTAGCTGGATATTTAGGTTTTTCAACAAATCCTATTGCTTTGGTAGTAATGAGAAAGCAGGGAGTTACAAAGTTCAGAATACCTTTAGGTAACGTAATTTCTGCAATAGCTTTCGTAGGTTCCTCACTAATAGTCTTCTGGTCAGGTTGGCCTTCAGTACCTTACTCTGTAGTATTGTTAGCTATCGCTACAGCAGTTTTTGCTACTATAGGAAAATCTACAAAGGATTTCCCAGAAGCTATATGGTATATAATGTATATAGCTTTCCTTACCTTTATGACCTATATTGGTAGTGATGGTGCATTGAACATAATACCTTTTATAGATTCTACAATAATTACTGCAATAGTTTCTTTAGCAGTTTTCTATCCATGGGGAATAATGTCCGGCTTAAAGAAAGAGAACTATATTGAGCACGAAAACGAAATTAAAAGTGATACTGCGTTGTAG
- a CDS encoding TM1812 family CRISPR-associated protein, with amino-acid sequence MKVLIVAPWEKILRFKESSYHPVDEKGDTIDLALNANNSTLAEFNYFKEQKNEVSLLIFLPSTLSYLLQDPPPDFPSLSEGIKSKVKEIINAEYEAYVLPGIGNYVNKTVIHEHKGGIGNYQFLFYLYLYRKMMEYSPNLVILDTSNVSDYEIPASMNATRLAIDDYVSSTGKEIEYFHVSASPSYIDKGEIRIGLISKMTVKKSNIEDYLTNEIKLVKILDPKEKGLNAVGKSDMYGIGKCLEYGFPLALLYLLKETNMKNLVKPEDVEKTIIDSIKISKSPDLYSLDQGIEAHENAPYYFIGYHFIENYKKLSEGEEFSLDAIGKISENMGRMQRVIIGREIERIKELVSIAKEGEEFSLDYLIKLGNMKVIDWIKKPEIEEDTECEFEETKMISHAGFGRKFTVVHVKNGVYLSYKKECLENVINSVKNLDKES; translated from the coding sequence ATGAAAGTTCTCATTGTAGCCCCGTGGGAAAAAATCCTAAGATTTAAAGAATCTTCTTACCATCCAGTAGACGAAAAAGGAGACACAATAGACCTTGCACTTAACGCAAACAATTCTACTTTGGCAGAATTTAATTATTTTAAAGAACAAAAAAACGAAGTATCACTATTAATCTTCCTTCCCTCAACATTATCTTACTTGTTGCAAGATCCCCCTCCAGATTTTCCTTCTCTAAGCGAAGGAATAAAATCTAAGGTAAAAGAGATAATTAATGCGGAATATGAGGCTTATGTACTTCCAGGTATCGGAAACTACGTTAATAAAACAGTTATCCATGAACACAAGGGAGGAATAGGAAATTATCAATTTCTATTTTATTTGTATCTTTATAGGAAAATGATGGAATACTCACCAAACCTTGTCATATTAGATACTTCGAACGTATCAGATTACGAAATACCCGCATCAATGAACGCTACTAGATTAGCTATAGATGATTACGTTTCTTCAACAGGAAAGGAAATAGAATATTTCCACGTTAGTGCAAGTCCATCATATATTGATAAAGGAGAAATAAGAATAGGCCTTATATCAAAGATGACAGTTAAAAAATCGAATATAGAAGATTATTTGACCAATGAAATAAAATTAGTAAAAATCCTTGATCCTAAGGAAAAAGGACTTAACGCTGTAGGAAAGTCAGACATGTACGGAATAGGAAAATGTCTAGAATACGGATTTCCCTTAGCATTACTGTATTTATTAAAAGAGACTAACATGAAAAACTTAGTAAAACCGGAAGATGTAGAAAAGACCATTATAGACTCAATAAAGATATCTAAATCTCCGGATTTATACTCTTTAGATCAAGGGATAGAGGCCCACGAGAATGCACCCTATTATTTTATAGGATATCACTTCATAGAAAATTATAAGAAACTCTCTGAAGGAGAAGAATTCTCATTAGATGCTATAGGAAAAATATCTGAAAACATGGGAAGAATGCAGAGAGTAATTATAGGAAGAGAAATAGAAAGAATAAAAGAACTTGTTTCTATAGCTAAAGAAGGAGAAGAATTCTCATTAGATTACTTGATAAAATTGGGCAATATGAAAGTAATAGACTGGATAAAGAAACCTGAGATAGAGGAAGATACAGAATGCGAATTCGAAGAAACTAAAATGATATCTCACGCAGGTTTCGGGAGAAAGTTCACTGTAGTACATGTAAAAAACGGAGTTTATTTAAGCTATAAGAAAGAGTGCCTTGAAAATGTTATAAATTCAGTAAAAAATTTGGATAAAGAGAGTTAA
- a CDS encoding xanthine dehydrogenase family protein molybdopterin-binding subunit, with translation MKRTDVEDLLKGKGNYVDDVKFSGYHAVFVRSSYPHAKIKVDAQDAKNKGALVLTGEDLQFSLKSEITENEGSANLLPLAYNKVRYVGEPIAVVIAKDVYTAMDLAETVNVDYQPLEPVGSIEEALENRSLVFEEVGSNVVYNKVYEYGSMPNDREIELNLYWSRSSGNPIETFGVITYPEGDSLTIISNMQASYMQAQDLSKYLGKIRVIPARQGGSFGSKFSLKNYVLAIALASKKFNIPIKWIETRTEHLEASNSSGPERKFKIKAYFKNDGTITGLDFKVWEDVGASLFNGQAFKPLGILAGPYKVRNIRYDASLVATNKNPPGAFRGAGTPPHTWALERVVDSIADELKMDRAEIRMKNFIDEFPYESPYAFYDSGNPKKLMEIALSRKEIFNLRNQGYGVGIASSTDPSTPSGQEGVKIEVKGGKITLGIGYGPEGQGNEHTGKILLSQMLGVPLDKIEVKVLDNNESPYSFGPGGSRMSVFLSGAIKGAVEELIRNLRSQVGEAKFENGYFIKGDQKVSILELEGSASYVYSLQGKTRFNAYPFAVDIAVVKVDESGIIRPVKLIVYIDPGTPLDEDLVKEQIIGGSFIGVSVALYERYVYSNGQLLTSNLSDYNFPTALEMPEFEVNIVPTPSPYTPMGSKGIGEIPVGIAAAAMTSAVEDALKRKINSVPITPDNNLQ, from the coding sequence ATGAAAAGAACCGATGTAGAAGATCTTTTAAAAGGAAAAGGTAATTATGTGGATGATGTTAAGTTTTCTGGATATCATGCAGTTTTTGTAAGAAGTTCGTATCCCCATGCTAAAATAAAAGTTGATGCTCAGGATGCGAAAAATAAGGGTGCTTTAGTTCTCACTGGGGAAGATCTACAATTTTCATTAAAATCTGAAATTACTGAAAATGAGGGTTCTGCAAATCTTCTTCCGTTAGCTTACAATAAAGTAAGATACGTAGGTGAGCCAATAGCTGTAGTAATTGCTAAAGACGTTTACACTGCTATGGATCTTGCAGAAACGGTAAATGTTGATTATCAACCTTTAGAACCAGTAGGAAGCATTGAAGAAGCGTTAGAGAATAGATCTTTAGTTTTTGAAGAAGTGGGTTCTAACGTAGTTTACAATAAGGTATACGAATACGGCTCTATGCCTAACGATAGGGAAATCGAACTGAATTTATATTGGAGTAGATCCTCAGGTAATCCGATAGAGACTTTCGGTGTAATAACCTATCCTGAAGGGGATTCTCTCACAATAATCTCTAATATGCAAGCTTCCTACATGCAAGCTCAGGATTTATCGAAATATCTTGGTAAGATTCGTGTAATTCCTGCTAGACAAGGCGGAAGTTTTGGTTCGAAGTTTTCTCTCAAAAATTACGTTTTAGCTATAGCTTTAGCTTCAAAGAAATTCAATATTCCTATAAAATGGATAGAAACTAGAACTGAGCATCTTGAAGCATCAAACAGTTCCGGTCCAGAGAGAAAATTCAAGATTAAGGCATATTTTAAGAACGATGGAACAATAACTGGACTTGATTTTAAAGTATGGGAAGATGTAGGAGCTTCTCTCTTTAACGGTCAAGCCTTTAAGCCTTTAGGAATTCTAGCAGGTCCCTATAAGGTAAGAAATATAAGATATGATGCCTCTCTTGTTGCGACAAATAAAAATCCGCCCGGAGCATTTAGAGGAGCAGGAACTCCCCCTCACACGTGGGCTTTAGAGAGAGTTGTTGATTCAATAGCCGATGAACTGAAAATGGATAGAGCTGAAATAAGAATGAAGAATTTCATTGACGAGTTTCCTTATGAGTCTCCTTATGCGTTCTACGATTCAGGCAATCCTAAGAAATTGATGGAAATTGCTTTATCACGGAAAGAAATTTTCAATTTAAGAAATCAAGGTTATGGTGTAGGAATAGCCTCTTCCACCGATCCTAGTACTCCTTCAGGACAAGAAGGCGTAAAAATAGAAGTTAAAGGAGGAAAAATAACGCTGGGAATAGGTTATGGGCCAGAAGGCCAAGGTAATGAACATACTGGAAAAATTTTGCTTTCTCAAATGCTAGGAGTTCCTTTAGATAAAATCGAGGTAAAGGTTTTAGATAACAATGAGTCTCCATATAGTTTTGGTCCTGGAGGAAGTAGGATGTCAGTTTTCCTTTCTGGCGCAATAAAAGGAGCAGTAGAAGAATTGATTAGGAATTTGAGATCTCAAGTAGGGGAAGCTAAATTTGAAAACGGATATTTCATAAAAGGAGATCAAAAGGTAAGTATTTTAGAACTAGAGGGAAGTGCGTCATATGTATATTCCTTACAAGGAAAAACAAGGTTTAACGCCTATCCTTTCGCAGTTGATATTGCTGTAGTTAAAGTGGACGAATCAGGGATTATAAGACCAGTAAAACTCATAGTATATATAGATCCAGGTACACCGTTAGATGAGGATTTAGTTAAGGAACAGATTATAGGAGGATCATTTATAGGAGTATCTGTTGCTCTCTATGAAAGATATGTTTACTCAAATGGTCAGCTTTTAACTTCCAACCTTTCTGACTATAATTTCCCTACTGCGTTGGAAATGCCGGAATTTGAGGTTAATATAGTTCCAACACCTTCTCCTTACACTCCTATGGGTTCAAAAGGCATAGGTGAGATTCCTGTAGGTATAGCTGCAGCAGCAATGACTAGTGCCGTTGAAGACGCATTAAAGAGAAAGATAAATAGCGTTCCTATAACTCCTGATAATAATCTGCAATAA
- a CDS encoding cyclase family protein, protein MIIDLTFPIENGMPYYPGDPQPKIEKFTSIEKEGYVVHKLTIGTHTGTHVDVPSHFIPEGKTLDQIEITRFSGKAYVIAIEKEKINKEDIPNVESEILLIYTGTSKSWKNGWNINKYSIITEEASKEISKRFKLVGIDSPSIGSFETHRILLKNEIIIVENLANLDKIIGKYVDFLCFPLLIKGADGSPVRAIAIVR, encoded by the coding sequence GTGATAATTGATCTTACTTTTCCTATAGAGAACGGAATGCCTTACTACCCTGGAGACCCACAACCTAAGATTGAAAAATTCACTTCAATCGAAAAGGAAGGCTATGTAGTTCACAAGCTAACTATAGGCACTCATACTGGTACTCACGTAGATGTTCCATCTCATTTTATACCAGAAGGTAAAACTTTAGATCAAATAGAGATTACCAGATTTTCTGGGAAAGCTTATGTTATAGCCATTGAAAAAGAGAAAATAAATAAAGAAGATATCCCAAACGTTGAATCAGAAATACTTTTGATATACACTGGAACTAGTAAATCCTGGAAAAATGGATGGAATATTAATAAATACTCTATTATTACTGAAGAAGCATCAAAAGAAATTTCTAAAAGATTTAAGCTTGTAGGAATTGATTCTCCAAGTATAGGATCCTTCGAAACTCATAGAATTTTGCTAAAAAACGAGATTATTATAGTTGAGAACTTAGCTAATTTAGATAAGATAATAGGAAAATATGTGGATTTCTTATGTTTCCCTTTGTTAATAAAGGGAGCTGACGGATCCCCAGTCAGAGCTATCGCAATAGTGAGGTAA